Proteins encoded in a region of the Mycolicibacterium chitae genome:
- a CDS encoding NuoB/complex I 20 kDa subunit family protein — MGLEEQLPGGILLTTVEKAAGFVRKGSLWPATFGLACCAIEMMATAGPRFDIARFGMERFSATPRQADLMIVAGRVSQKMAPVLRQVYDQMVEPKWVLAMGVCASSGGMFNNYAILQGVDHVVPVDIYLPGCPPRPEMLLNALLTLHAKIAEMPLGVHRDEVIAAAERAALDSPPTIELKGLLR, encoded by the coding sequence TTGGGACTAGAGGAACAACTACCAGGCGGGATCCTGCTCACCACGGTGGAGAAGGCCGCGGGCTTCGTCCGCAAGGGCTCCCTGTGGCCGGCGACCTTCGGACTGGCCTGCTGCGCCATCGAGATGATGGCCACCGCCGGACCGCGGTTCGACATCGCCCGATTCGGGATGGAACGGTTCTCGGCCACCCCCCGCCAAGCCGACCTGATGATCGTGGCCGGGCGGGTCAGCCAGAAGATGGCGCCGGTGTTGCGGCAGGTCTACGACCAGATGGTCGAGCCCAAGTGGGTGCTGGCGATGGGGGTCTGTGCGTCCTCCGGCGGGATGTTCAACAACTACGCGATCCTGCAGGGCGTCGACCATGTGGTGCCGGTCGACATCTACCTGCCCGGCTGCCCGCCGCGCCCGGAGATGCTGCTCAACGCGCTGTTGACGCTGCACGCCAAGATCGCCGAGATGCCGCTGGGGGTGCACCGCGACGAGGTCATCGCCGCCGCCGAACGGGCCGCCCTGGACTCGCCGCCCACCATCGAGCTCAAGGGGTTGTTGCGATGA
- a CDS encoding NADH-quinone oxidoreductase subunit C — MSPYDPADPEVIEVRTGMFGPEGTGDTSGYGRLIREVALPGSSPRPYGGYFDEVVDRLAEVLGSAFREAVERVVVHREQLTLELRREHLPQVARALRDDAALRFELCAGVSGVHYPGDEGRELHAVYPLMSITHNRRIQLETTCPDADPHVPSLFSVYPTVDWHERETYDFFGIIFDGHPALTRIEMPDDWVGHPQRKDYPLGGVPVEYHGAQIPPPDERRAYH; from the coding sequence ATGAGTCCGTACGATCCGGCCGACCCCGAGGTGATCGAGGTCCGCACCGGCATGTTCGGTCCCGAGGGCACCGGCGACACCTCCGGTTACGGGCGGCTGATCCGCGAGGTGGCACTGCCCGGCAGCAGCCCGCGGCCCTACGGCGGATACTTCGACGAGGTCGTCGACCGCCTGGCGGAGGTGCTCGGATCCGCGTTCCGGGAGGCGGTCGAACGCGTCGTCGTGCACCGCGAGCAGCTGACCCTCGAGCTTCGACGCGAACACCTGCCGCAGGTGGCGCGGGCGCTGCGCGACGACGCCGCATTGCGCTTCGAACTGTGCGCCGGGGTCTCGGGGGTGCACTACCCCGGTGACGAGGGCCGCGAGTTGCACGCGGTGTACCCGCTGATGTCGATCACGCACAATCGGCGCATCCAGCTCGAGACGACCTGTCCGGACGCTGATCCCCATGTGCCGTCGTTGTTTTCGGTCTACCCGACCGTGGACTGGCACGAACGGGAGACCTACGACTTCTTCGGGATCATCTTCGACGGCCACCCCGCGCTCACCCGCATCGAGATGCCCGACGACTGGGTCGGACATCCGCAGCGCAAGGACTACCCGCTCGGTGGCGTGCCCGTGGAATACCACGGCGCACAGATTCCGCCGCCCGACGAACGCAGGGCCTACCACTGA
- a CDS encoding NADH-quinone oxidoreductase subunit A — translation MELYTPILVLGAIAAAFAVGSVGIALVIGPRRFNRAKVMAYECGIEPAPQDAGSGRFPIKFYLVAMSFIIFDIEIVFLYPWAVAFDSLGLFGVIAVALFIFNVSVAYAYEWRRGGLNWD, via the coding sequence ATGGAGCTCTATACGCCCATCCTGGTCCTGGGGGCCATCGCAGCCGCCTTCGCGGTCGGATCGGTCGGAATAGCGCTGGTGATCGGCCCCCGGCGCTTCAACCGCGCCAAGGTCATGGCCTACGAATGCGGCATCGAACCCGCGCCGCAGGACGCCGGCAGCGGCCGCTTCCCGATCAAGTTCTACCTGGTGGCCATGTCGTTCATCATCTTCGACATCGAGATCGTCTTCCTCTACCCGTGGGCGGTGGCATTCGACAGCCTCGGGCTGTTCGGGGTGATCGCCGTGGCGCTGTTCATCTTCAACGTGTCGGTCGCCTATGCGTACGAGTGGCGGCGGGGAGGCTTGAATTGGGACTAG
- a CDS encoding nuclear transport factor 2 family protein, which produces MPVPDEAAIIGVADRLFRAIEQTDVATIEQLFDADIAVWHSGDAADNDRARALRVITWFIDRTTARRYEIFDRQVFESGFVQQHLLHATGTDGASIALRVCIVIKLGANGLISRIDEYFDPKDMAPLL; this is translated from the coding sequence ATGCCCGTCCCCGACGAAGCCGCCATCATCGGCGTGGCCGACAGGTTGTTCCGGGCGATCGAGCAGACCGACGTCGCGACGATCGAGCAACTGTTCGACGCCGACATCGCGGTGTGGCACAGCGGCGACGCCGCCGACAACGACCGGGCCCGCGCGCTGCGCGTCATCACCTGGTTCATCGACCGCACCACCGCGCGCCGCTACGAGATCTTCGACCGTCAGGTCTTCGAATCCGGCTTCGTCCAGCAGCACCTCCTGCACGCCACCGGGACCGACGGCGCCAGCATCGCGCTGCGGGTCTGCATCGTGATCAAGCTCGGTGCCAACGGCTTGATCAGTCGGATCGACGAGTATTTCGATCCCAAGGACATGGCGCCGCTGCTGTAG
- a CDS encoding Rv3143 family two-component system response regulator — MADTSVRVLVYSDNPRTREQVLLALGKRVHPDLPELSYLEVATAPVVIQQMDAGGIDLAILDGEATPAGGMGIAKQLKDELEVCPPILVLTGRRDDAWLAKWSRAEAAVPHPIDPIELGEAVVGLLRARAS; from the coding sequence GTGGCCGACACTTCCGTGCGCGTGCTGGTGTACAGCGACAACCCCCGCACCCGCGAACAGGTCTTGCTGGCACTCGGCAAGCGGGTGCACCCCGACCTGCCCGAGCTGAGTTATCTCGAGGTTGCCACCGCACCCGTCGTCATCCAGCAGATGGACGCCGGCGGCATCGACCTGGCGATCCTCGACGGCGAGGCCACCCCGGCCGGTGGGATGGGAATCGCCAAGCAACTCAAGGACGAGCTGGAGGTCTGCCCGCCGATCCTGGTCCTGACCGGCCGGCGCGACGACGCCTGGCTGGCAAAGTGGTCGCGCGCCGAGGCCGCCGTGCCGCACCCGATCGACCCCATTGAGCTCGGCGAGGCCGTGGTGGGATTGTTGCGCGCCCGCGCGTCCTGA
- the nuoE gene encoding NADH-quinone oxidoreductase subunit NuoE translates to MTEPQPINNRTVDLTLGPRPDEPGPPIGGPLTYPSQVADRLAVDAAAIIARYPQSRSALLPLLHLVQAQDGYLTAAGISFCAAQLGLSEAEVTAVATFYSMYRRTPTGKYLVGVCTNTLCAIMGGDAILETLEQHLDVQPGQTTEDEQITLEHLECNAACDYAPVVMVNWEFFDNQTPSGARDLVDRLRADQPVTATRGGRICSFAETSRTLAGLPDPDRAPDQTGPGAATLAGLRVAQALGMTSNEGDGR, encoded by the coding sequence ATGACCGAGCCGCAGCCGATCAACAACCGCACCGTCGACCTCACGCTGGGCCCGCGCCCCGACGAGCCGGGCCCGCCGATCGGGGGGCCGCTGACCTACCCGTCGCAGGTGGCCGACCGGTTGGCGGTCGACGCCGCGGCGATCATCGCGCGCTATCCGCAGTCCCGCTCGGCCCTGCTGCCCCTGCTGCACCTGGTCCAGGCGCAGGACGGCTACCTGACCGCGGCCGGGATCTCCTTCTGCGCAGCGCAACTCGGCCTGAGCGAGGCCGAGGTCACCGCGGTCGCGACGTTCTACTCGATGTACCGCCGCACCCCCACCGGCAAGTATCTGGTGGGCGTGTGCACCAACACCCTGTGCGCGATCATGGGCGGCGACGCCATCCTCGAGACCCTCGAGCAGCATCTCGACGTGCAACCGGGACAGACCACCGAGGACGAGCAGATCACCCTCGAGCACCTCGAATGCAATGCCGCCTGCGACTACGCGCCGGTGGTGATGGTGAACTGGGAGTTCTTCGACAATCAAACCCCGTCGGGCGCCAGGGATCTCGTCGACCGCCTGCGCGCCGACCAGCCGGTGACCGCGACCCGCGGCGGCCGGATCTGCTCGTTCGCCGAGACCTCGCGCACCCTGGCCGGCCTGCCCGATCCCGACCGGGCACCCGATCAGACCGGTCCGGGCGCCGCGACACTCGCCGGACTGCGGGTGGCCCAGGCACTCGGCATGACGTCGAACGAGGGAGACGGCCGGTGA
- the nuoD gene encoding NADH dehydrogenase (quinone) subunit D — protein sequence MTDTTERTVTLGGQDWDEIVALARESAGQPSSGSAGERIVVNMGPQHPSTHGVLRLVLEIEGETVTQARCGIGYLHTGIEKNLEYRNWTQGVTFVTRMDYLSPFFNETAYCLGVEKLLGITDEIPERASVIRVMLMELNRISSHLVALATGGMELGAMSAMFYGFREREEVLTVFEAITGLRMNHAYIRPGGLAADLPDGGVEKVAALLKLLPGRLAEFEALLRDNPIWKARNVGIGFLDLTGCMALGVTGPVLRATGLPHDLRKAQPYCGYENYEFDVITGTNCDCYDRYVIRVEEMKQSLKIVEQCLDRLRPGPVMIEDKKLAWPADLTLGPDGLGNSPEHIARIMGRSMEGLIHHFKLVTEGIRVPAGQCYVAVESPRGELGVHMVSDGGTRPYRVHYRDPSFTNLQAVAAMCEGGMVADLISAVASIDPVMGGVDR from the coding sequence ATGACCGACACCACCGAACGCACCGTCACCCTCGGCGGCCAGGACTGGGACGAGATCGTCGCGCTGGCCCGGGAATCGGCGGGGCAACCGTCGTCCGGGAGCGCCGGTGAACGCATCGTCGTCAACATGGGGCCCCAGCACCCGTCGACGCACGGCGTGCTGCGACTGGTCCTCGAGATCGAAGGCGAGACCGTCACTCAGGCGCGCTGCGGAATCGGCTACCTGCACACCGGGATCGAGAAGAACCTCGAGTACCGCAACTGGACCCAGGGCGTCACCTTCGTCACCCGGATGGACTACCTGTCCCCGTTCTTCAACGAGACCGCGTACTGCCTCGGCGTCGAGAAGCTGCTGGGCATCACCGACGAGATTCCCGAACGCGCCAGCGTCATCCGGGTGATGCTGATGGAACTCAACCGGATCTCCAGCCATCTGGTGGCACTGGCCACCGGCGGTATGGAACTCGGCGCGATGAGCGCGATGTTCTACGGATTCCGCGAGCGCGAAGAGGTGCTCACGGTGTTCGAGGCCATCACCGGGTTGCGGATGAACCACGCCTACATCCGGCCCGGCGGGCTGGCCGCCGACCTGCCCGACGGCGGCGTCGAGAAGGTGGCGGCGCTGCTGAAACTGTTGCCGGGTCGGCTGGCCGAATTCGAGGCGCTGCTGCGGGACAACCCGATCTGGAAGGCCCGCAACGTCGGCATCGGGTTCCTGGACCTGACCGGCTGCATGGCGCTCGGCGTCACCGGCCCGGTGCTGCGCGCCACCGGCCTGCCGCACGATCTGCGCAAGGCGCAACCCTATTGCGGTTACGAGAACTACGAATTCGACGTCATCACCGGCACCAACTGCGACTGCTACGACCGCTACGTCATCCGGGTGGAGGAGATGAAGCAGTCACTGAAGATCGTCGAGCAATGCCTCGACCGGCTGCGGCCCGGACCGGTGATGATCGAGGACAAGAAGCTGGCCTGGCCGGCCGATCTGACGCTGGGCCCCGACGGCCTGGGCAACAGCCCCGAGCACATCGCCCGCATCATGGGTCGCTCGATGGAGGGCCTGATCCATCACTTCAAGCTGGTGACCGAGGGCATCCGGGTGCCCGCCGGCCAGTGCTACGTGGCGGTCGAGTCGCCGCGCGGCGAACTGGGCGTACACATGGTCTCCGACGGCGGCACCCGGCCGTACCGGGTGCACTACCGCGACCCGTCGTTCACCAATCTGCAAGCGGTGGCGGCGATGTGCGAGGGTGGCATGGTCGCCGATCTGATCTCGGCGGTCGCCTCGATCGACCCCGTGATGGGCGGGGTGGACCGATGA
- a CDS encoding DUF6285 domain-containing protein, with protein MTLHGRPTAAELVAAVADFLDGDVREATRPDGPGGDGQVNFHARVAANALRMVVRELDGPGAEQVDAALAGLGADDEAALAAAIRAGAHDDRTDEVLAALRTVVSHRLAAAHPGYEQE; from the coding sequence ATGACCCTGCACGGCCGGCCGACGGCGGCCGAACTCGTCGCCGCCGTCGCCGACTTCCTCGACGGCGACGTCCGCGAGGCCACCCGACCCGATGGTCCTGGCGGAGACGGGCAGGTGAACTTCCACGCCCGGGTCGCCGCCAACGCGCTGCGCATGGTGGTCCGCGAACTCGACGGACCCGGCGCCGAGCAGGTCGACGCGGCGCTGGCGGGCCTCGGCGCCGACGACGAGGCCGCACTGGCCGCCGCGATCCGCGCCGGTGCGCACGACGACCGCACCGACGAGGTGTTGGCGGCGCTGCGCACGGTGGTGAGCCACCGGTTGGCCGCCGCGCACCCCGGCTACGAACAGGAGTGA